One genomic window of Hemitrygon akajei chromosome 1, sHemAka1.3, whole genome shotgun sequence includes the following:
- the LOC140732359 gene encoding uncharacterized protein translates to MGFTLPSNKQRHQRVHTGERPFICSECGKGFVQSSHLKVHQRVHTGERPFICSVCGKGFIQSSHLKVHQRDHTGEKPFICSECGKGFTRSSELKVHQRIHTGEKPFICSDCGKRFTRSSELKVHQRIHTGEKPFICSDCGKGFTRSCDLNTHQLVHTGERPFACSDCGKGFTQTYDLLAHQRVHTGERPFTCSQCGKGFTHSSNLQRHLRVHTGERPFICSDCGKGFTQSFYLLAHQSVHIGEMPFTCSDCGKGFPRSFQLKVHQRVHTGERPFTCSDCGKGFTRSYDLLAHQRVHTGERPFTCSDCGKGFTQTYDLLAHQRVHTGERPFTCSECGKRFTHSSNLQRHLRVHSGERPFICSDCGKGFTQTYDLLAHQRIHTGEMPFTCSECGKGFPWSFQLKVHQRIHTGERPFSCSDCGKGFTDLSNLQRHQRVHTGERPFTCSVCGKGFTRASGLQTHQSVHTGERPFTCSDCGKGFTQSSHLKVHQRVHTGERPFTCSVCGKGFTRLSSLQAHQRVHTGERPFTCSDCGKGFTQPSNLKVHQRVHTGERPFTCLDCGKGFIQSSDLLVHQRVHTGERPFICLDCGKGFTQSAHLKLHQRVHSGENPFTCSDFGKRFT, encoded by the coding sequence ATGGGATTCACTCTGCCATCCAACAAGCAGaggcaccagcgagttcacactggggagagaccgttcatctgctctgaatgtggaaagggatttgtgcagtcatctcatctgaaggtacatcagcgagttcacaccggggagaggccgttcatctgctcagtctgtggaaagggattcattcagtcatcccatctgaaagtacatcagcgagatcacactggggagaagccattcatctgctcagaatgtgggaaggggttcactcggtcgtctgaactgaaggtacatcagcgaattcacaccggggagaagccgttcatctgctcggactgtgggaagcgattcactcggtcatctgaactgaaggtacatcagcgaattcacactggggagaagccattcatttgctcggactgtgggaagggattcactcggtcatgtgACCTAAAtacacaccagttagttcacactggggagagaccattcgcatgctcagactgtgggaagggattcactcagacatatgacctactggcacaccaacgagttcacactggggagaggccattcacctgctcacaatgtgggaaaggattcactcactcatccaacctacagagacacctccgagttcacactggggagaggccgtttatctgctcagactgtgggaaggggttcactcagtcattttacctactggcacatcagtcagttcacatcggggagatgccgttcacctgctcagactgtggcaaGGGATTTCctcggtcatttcaactgaaggtacatcagcgagttcacactggggagaggccattcacctgctcagattgtgggaaaggattcactcggtcctACGACCTACtagctcaccagcgagttcacactggggagaggccgttcacctgctcagactgtgggaaggggttcactcagacATATGACCTACtagctcaccagcgagttcacactggggagaggccattcacctgctcagaatgtgggaagcgattcactcactcatccaacctacagagacacctgcgagttcactctggggagaggccgttcatctgctcagactgtgggaagggattcactcagacATATGACCTACTGGCGCAccaacgaattcacactggggagatgccattcacctgctcggaatgtgggaagggatttcccTGGTCAtttcaattgaaggtacatcagcgcattcacactggagagagacctttcagttgttcagactgtgggaaggggttcacagacttatccaacctacagagacaccagcgagttcacactggggagaggccgttcacctgttctgtgtgtgggaagggattcacccgaGCGTCCGGCCTACAAACACACCAatctgttcacactggggagaggccattcacctgctcagactgtgggaagggattcactcagtcatctcacctgaaggtacaccagcgagttcacactggagagagaccgttcacctgttctgtgtgtgggaagggattcactcggttatccagcctacaggcacaccagcgagtccacactggggagaggccattcacctgctcagactgtgggaaggggttcactcagccatctaacctgaaggtacatcaaagagttcacactggcgagaggccattcacctgcttagattgtgggaagggattcattcagtcatctgacctactggtacaccagagagttcacactggggagcggccattcatctgtttagactgtgggaagggattcactcagtcagctcATCTGAAgctacaccagcgagttcacagcgGGGAGAatccatttacctgctcagactttgggaagagattcacttag